The Saprospiraceae bacterium genome includes the window CGATTTAAATACTTGTTTATGGTTGTTGAAAGGTAAGGATTTTATTCAATACTGATGAAATTTCACGCCAGATAAGCTGGAATCGAAGTTGTTGATTTAGGTAAAGATAAGATTTGAGAACATGTTGATACATTTCATATTTTAATATTCGTCTTCACCAACACCTTGTCCCCTTTATTCAAGATAGGAGCAGGCAGGCTCAATCGGATGGTTTCTGCCAAGCGGTCTAATAGATTGATCTTGGGCTCTCCCTTGACATAGATCAGGGAGATTTCCCTGGCACGAGGCGGGCCTTTGATCTCTTTGATCATCTCTTCTTGTTCGGCGGGGACATTCAAGGTCGCCAATTCGGGCAAAAAGGTAATACCGCCTCGGTTTTCGACAATCCGTCTCAGGGCATCGATCGAGTTGCTTTCGTAACTGAGGGTCGTTTCGATTCGCTTGCTGCGATCCAGTTGGCACATGTTATTGACCTGGTCACTAAAGCAATTTCCTTCGTTGAGCAGCCACAGTTGGTCTAGGTCAATTTGAGATAAATCAATGGTATCTTGTTTATACAGGTGATGCTCTGGTGACAGGAGGATATAGAATTTCTCATAAAACAAACTTTGGTATTGGAATTTGAGGGTGGTGCTAATGGG containing:
- a CDS encoding hydrogen peroxide-inducible genes activator — translated: MNIQQLEYALLLRKTGSFSAAAKKVHITQSAISQQITKLEQELGFVLFDRQSKPIVLTANGEKFLERAQNVLLEVHQLRDFAMQIEEEVKGALTIGIIPTLSPYLTPLFINNLSKKYPDIKLTIKELMTKDIVRGIMERELNGGIISTPISTTLKFQYQSLFYEKFYILLSPEHHLYKQDTIDLSQIDLDQLWLLNEGNCFSDQVNNMCQLDRSKRIETTLSYESNSIDALRRIVENRGGITFLPELATLNVPAEQEEMIKEIKGPPRAREISLIYVKGEPKINLLDRLAETIRLSLPAPILNKGDKVLVKTNIKI